In the Endozoicomonas sp. SCSIO W0465 genome, ACCAGCTGGGGTGAGCCGTAGCCACGCATGGCACCGGCAGATGGCAGGTTGGAGTAGTGAGTGATTGCCTGATAGGAAAGCGCGGCATTGGGATAAAGCGGAACGACTTTGGAACCGGCCGCTTTGGCAATGGAGTGACCATGGGAGGCGTATCCCCCGGTATTGGAAGAGACATCCATGGCCAGGGCTGTCAGTGTGCCATCATTGTTCACAGCACAGGTCATATTCACCCGGAATGGGTGACGAATCCGGGTGCTGCTCAGGCACTCCTCACGGGTCAGTTCCAGCATCACCGGAATACCGCCCAGTCTTTTGGTGAGAAAGGCCACCATGGGCTCAAGCACCACATCTTGCTTGTTACCAAAACCACCGCCAATAGCGGGCTTGATCACCTGAACGGTGCTCATGGGAATATCCAGAGCCTGGCTGACAATCCGACGACAGATATGAGGAATCTGTGTGGATGACATGATTACAATATGATCAGTGTCGTCCATATAGGCCCAGGCAATGTGGTTTTCCATATGGCAGTGCTGAACCATCTGGGTCTGGAACTGACCTGTCAGGGCGTGATCGGCTTCAGTAATGGCTGCCTGAACATCACCACATTGATAATTATGCTCACCGACACGGTTGCCACTGCCTTCGTGTAACTCCCTGGCCTGCTCATCCAGCGCCTGATCATGATTCAGAATGGCCGGATACTCTTCATAGGTGACTTTGATTTTTTTCAGCGCCTTGCTGGCCGTTAAACCATCCACCGCCACGACGATGGCAATCTCGTCGCCGTGGTAACGGACATAGTCCGTCAGCAGCAGGCGGTCTTCCTTATCCCTTGCTGCCGGGTCAAGGTTGAAGGCATGGCCAGCGGTGGCAAAGGGGATTTCAGGAATATCCGCAAAGGTGAAGACAGCTTCAACACCGGTCATGGCCAGGGCTTCAGTGGTATCGATATCGACTACCCTGCCGTGAGCTATGGTGCTGTGAAGATATTTGGCAATGCGTGTACCAGGAAGAGCCAGATCAGCAGTAAAACGACAGCGGCCGGTTACCTTGGCTTTGGCATCCAGGCGCTCCTGTGAGAGTCCGACAGACATGGTTTATTTTTTCCCTGACGACGTTGTTTATTAAAACCGACCTGCTTCCCGGAAACGGGATAAGACAGGCTCACTTTTCCCAGTAACGGAAGCATTCGTTCAACGGTTGACGGTGCATGAACTGTCCATGACCCGGCTTACCGGTAAATTGTCCGTCCCGCACAATAATTTTGCCCCGTGACAGGGTCATGATCGGATAGCCCTGCAATTTCATACCTTCATAGGGGCAGTAATCCGAGCGGCCATGCATCAGTCGCTGGCTGAGTGTTACCTCTCGTTTCGGATCAATGATCACCAGGTCAGCATCGGCTCCCTCGGCGATCAGGCCTTTGCGTGGATAGAGTCCGAACAGCTGAGCCGGGCGTGTACTGACCAGTTCGACAAAATGGTTGATGGAAATGCGGTCTTTCATCACCCCTTCGGAGAAAAGCAAAGGCACACGATTCTCGACGCCGGGAATACCATTTGGACAGTATTGGAAGCCATCCCGGCCGGCACATTTCTGCGCCATGGTAAACGCACAATGATCAGTCGCTACCGTACTGATGGTGCCATCCATTAACCCCTGCCAGAGTTGATTCTGGTGATAGCTGTCGCGCAGGGGGGGCTCATGATGTATTTCAACCCTTCATCATAAAGGTGTTCTGCCGCACCCTCCTTGTTGGCGGAACTGTTGTATTTATTGATATCCAGTGACAAATACTGTGGGCAGGTTTCGGCAAAGACGGCCTGGCCTCGCTGGTGTGCCTGGCGGATATATTCCAGGCCAATGCCATTGGAAAGATGAACAATATAGATTGGTGCACCACCGGCGAGCGTCGCAAGGTTGATCATACGTCCAACGGCTTCGGCTTCACACTCCGGTGGACGGCTTAATGCGTGATAAATTGGGGCATTGGAGCCTTGGGCGAGCAGCTTTTGTTTCAGAAAGCGGATAGCCCCGTCGTTTTCCGGATGAACGCAAGTGAGGGCGTTAAGCTGGTTTAACCGTTCCAGTGCCGCAAGCACCTGACTGTCATCCAGTTTGTAACCATAGGTCAGATAGAGCTTGAAGCTGGAAATCCCTTCTTCCAGCACCATGGACTCCATCTCTTCAAGAATACTGTCGTCTATATGCTGGATGGTGCCATGGAAACTATAATCAATCACCGCCTTGTCACGGGCAAATTCGTGGTAGCGTTCCAGCTGATGATGCAGGGAGCATCCGGCAGGGCCAAAACCCATATGGTCAACAATCGTAGTGGTTCCACCGCAGGCGGCTGAAACAGTGCCGCTGTAAAAGTCATCGCAGCTCTGGGCGATGCCAACATCAATATTCAGGTGCGTATGAACGTCAACGCCGCCGGGTATGATGTAGTGACCGGCGGCGTTGATGATTTCGACAGGTCCCTCAGGGCTGTCTTTGGGTAAATCGATATTTGGGGCAATACACTCAATAATACCGTCACGGGTCAACAGGTCCGCCCGCTCACTGGTATCGGCATTCACCAGCGTTGCATTTTTTATAAGGACGTTCATGGTCCCGTACCTTTTGTTGCGTTAAAGGCTTGTCAATTTGTTTGCATACAACTCGCATACAACCTGAGGGCAGGATTCAGGCCAGATTTGTGCATTGCCCACCGGGTGAGATGCAATACGTTACCATGTAATGACTTGCAGCAAGTTTGTTGAAGAAATGTCGGAAGGCACAGGGTTGTTTGAATAGCCAGGGAAACCGTAAATTTTCATAAAGCCCGTCACTATAGACAGATAACTAATACAGAAAAGCGCTAATACCCATACAGCCAGACCTCTCGTTCCCATGCTCTGGAGGGTGTCGCAAAACCCTCCGAACACTCCGGAGATCTCGTTCCCACGCTCTGCGTGGGAATGCATACCGATCCCGCCACAAATACCATACTCGCATGAAGCCCCCGAAAACCCTGCCAGGCAGTAGCTCTTTCTCATGCTGCCAGATCCGTATGCATTCCCACGCGGAGCGTGGGAACGAGGGTTTCGCAACACCCTCTCTGCGTGGGAACGAGTTGAACACCCTTCGACTCCACTCAGGATGAACGGCGATGGTACACGTCAATCTCATTGAAATGATGTACTGGTTAAACAACGAAACCAGCCTACTCTTACTTTATTATCATGTTGATGGATCATCTTGATAATTTTTACCTGAATCCATACTTGGCTCTATTTTGATTACGAACTGCTCTACAGTGAAAACTGACTGTAGGTCACGAAAAACAAGGATTGAGCAACATTACCGGACAATATGCTGACAACCTTTGTAGATAAAGGGCTTCAGCAATGTTCAACCCAGTAGCAGTCTGAAATCCTACAAGAGCCTCCATACTTTTTTGATTTTCCATAATAAAAAAACTTGAGCTTTTGATTGTTAAAGCTATTTTCCATGCTCATGAATTTCAGGTTCTGGTGTTGTTGATTGCAAACAATATTTTTTGAAAATCACCTTATCACCAAACACCTTTTGCTTGGTCATCATTATTTTTAAAAATAAATTGAGATATCACCGGTATGATAGAATCAGGGTCTTATTTGAGCCTTATGACTCAATTACCACATGATGTTTTTCCATTAACATCTGTTGAACATTCAGGTCGTTCAGGTCGTTCAGGTGATGTTGAACCTCTCTCTACCCGGTTTGCTGATAAACTGCCCCATCAAATTGCCGTTGAACTCAGGGAGGAAGGTACTCTGCGTGGTCTGCAAGTGAAAGAGAGGCCGGAAAGCAGGGTTGAAAGCATGGCAAAAAGATTAAAAGCAGGTCCCGTCAGCTTTATTATTCAATCAAAAGACAACAGTGTTGACTTTGATAATCGCCCTGATAATAACCACCATGTATTGATGATTACCTGCTCCTTGAACCGACCAAAGCCGGGTTGCTTTATCTGCAGAAATGATAACGACATCATTGTCAATGTAAAAAACACGTCAGGTGATGTTTATGAAACGAAGGCAAGGGGAGGGTTCTGGGTCATTGGCGGGCAAGAGAGTGATGGGCAAGAGTGTGGCGGGCAAGAGAGTGGTGGGCAGGAAAGCGGTGGGCAGGAAAGCGGTGCCGGGGAAATTCACTGCATTCTTGATTTCGGGGGGCAGCGGGTTATGGGCTATCAACTAACGGAATCAGAGTCAACCAATGCCGGGACTGTCAGCCATCAGGTGGTTGATTCAACCCTGCAGGTAACAGGATTTATCATTCCCGGCGTGACCCATCTGGAATGCGCCGATCATGATGATGGCCGTTATCGCACACACAATGCGGTTTTTATCAATGGCGAAGCGACGCCTACCGCGCTGTTTGAACACAACTTTGAACAATGGAACAGCCATTCACAAGCCTGCAAAATGCTGTGCAGATCGATCGGTGGCGCTCTGAGCCATGCATCAAAAAATCCGGAGTTTGACCTCAGAACATTTTTGCATGCCTTTGTTGCCACCTGTATCGGTGCAGGATCGATTCTGGGAGGGGATGAAGCCGCTGCCGCCATACAGACGACGTTAGGCTTTCCCAGTACCAGTGTGCTCGGAACCCCGTCAGATAACCCCTTGTTGGAGCGGTTCAAGTATGCCGGTACCTTTATTAGCCTGGCCAGTTTTTTTGGTTTTCAGACCACGAAGAATGCCCTGGGAGTGAGTAGCCAATTTGTTGTCAACCCCTCTGAGAAACGCTGCATAACCGCAAAAATGTGGGTGATGGAAGTTTTTGGCAGTCAGATTCTGTCGATGCTTACCGTTGCCGCCTCCATTGTCGGGGGGGAGTATCTGGTTACCGGCAGCACTGAAAAAAGTAACCCCCGCAAGTTGTTTACTGACCTGTTGTTAGCCCAGACTTTTGTGCTTGGTTTGGGCGCTGCCGTGCAGTCCAGGCTTATTGACAAAGGGGTGTCTCCGGCAAAAGCATGGTTGTTTTTTGTCCTCTTTCGATTTGCTGTATTCAGAAGTGCCGTTTTGGGGGTGCAGGTGATGACCGATTATCTGTTTGCCGATGGTCTGAAACCGGGGAAAATTCAGAGTATCGTGATCGCCAATGTCATTAATGAGCTGATGATCACTGTTCTGAGCGGGATGGCTTATCTTTCCGGAAAATCGAAAGCCACTGATGGTTCAGAAGAGCAGCTGATGGCGTATGAGCAGGATATCAGGGAATCGGTACTTGAATCTGAGGCAGCAGGTTGTCTGGACGCCTACGCCCATGATCATCAAATTGCTGTCCATCCATTGAACAGGCTCCGGTTGAATCTAAGCCGGTCAATTGATGCCGCGCCAAAATCACTCTGGAGTAAAGTTGCCTGTTACTGTTTGCATCGGAACCCACAGGGCATGCTGTCCAGAGTGGTTACCAGTCCGTTTGTCAGTGCACTCTCCGGTCAGTCAGACGCTGAATACCGCGATGTTTTGACATTGCATCAAGCATTATTAACAGATCGTTCAGTATCCCTGCCGGTCAATAAACCTCTGTTCAGGGAGACACCAGTATAATCTGATGACGTGCAAACAATGTTATTAATGATACTGCTGAAATTACTTTTCAGAAGCACCTTTTACTTTGTCACTGTCTTTGTCGTTAAAAATAAAGGCTCTTGTAGGATTTCAGACTGCTACTGGGTTGAACATTGCTGAAGCCCTTTATCTACAAAGGTTGTCAGCATATTGTCCGGTAATGTTGCCCAATCCTTGTTTTTCGTGACCTACAGTCAGTTTTCACTGTAGAGCAGTTCGTAATCAAAATAGAGCCAAAATAAATTGAGATGTTATCGGTATGATCGAACCAGAAGCTTCCTTGAGCCTTAGAATCCAGTTACCACACAATTCGATGGCATTAACATCCATTGAGCGCTCAGATGAAGTAGCCGATGAAGCAGTGTCCTTCTGTCAGCAGTTTGCTGGTAAACTACCCCACCAAATCGCGGTAGATCTCAGGCAAAAAGGCACCCTGCCCGGCATGGACATGAAAGAGAGGCCGGGAAGCACGGTGGAAAGTATGGCCGAAAAATTAAAAGAAGGTCCTGTCAGCTTTACTATTCAATCAAAAATCAGCAATTGCAGCCCTGATGTTGGCTCTGATTTTGGCTCTGATATTGGCTTTAATGACAGCCCCGATATATTGACGATTACCTGTTCCTTAAACGGGCCAAAACCAGGTTGCTTTATTGGTAAAAATGATAATGAAATCATTGTCAAAGTGACAAGCACGTCAGGTGATACTTGTGAAACGAAGGTGAAAGGTGGTTTCTGGGTTAGTGTTGGGCAGGAAAATGAGTCCAGTGAAATATACTGTGTTCTTGATTTCGGGGAGCAGCGGGTTATGGACTATCAACTAACAGAATCAGAGTCAGCCGATGCCGCGACTGCCTGCTATCAGGTGGTTGATTCAACACTGCAGGTCAATGAATTTATCATTCCCGACGTAACCCATCTGGAACGCGCCCGTCATGATGATGGCCGTTATGGCACACACAATGCAGTTTTTGCCAATGGTGCAGCCATTCCTGCGGCACTGTTTGAGCACGACTTTGAACAATGGAATAGCTACCCGGAAGCCCGAAAAATGCTGTTCAGATGCATCGGTGGCGCTCTGAGCCATGCATCGAAAAACCCGGAGTTTGACCTCAGAACATTTTTGCATGCCTTTGTTGCTACCTGTGTCGGTTCAGGATTGTTCTTGGGAGGTGATGAAGTCGCTGCCGCCATACAGACGGCTTCGGACTTTCCCAGTACCAGTTATCTCGGAACCCCATCGGATAACCTTTTATTGGAACGATTGAAATACGCCGGTGTATGTCTCAGCCTGGTCACCTTTTTCGGTTTTCAGACCACCAAGAATGCCCTGGGAGTCAATAGCCAATTTATTGTCAACCCCTCTGAGAAACGCTGCATAACCGCAAAAATGTGGCTGATGGAAGTGTTTGGCAGCCAGGTGCTTACCATGCTGATTGTTGCTTCCTCCATTGCCGGGGGAGAGTATCTCGCTACCGGCAGTACTGAAAAAAGTAACCCCCGAAAACTGTTTACCGACCTGCTGTTAGCGCATACCGTTGTGCTTGGATTGGGGGCGGCCGTGCAGTCCAGACTGATTAACAAAGGGGTATCGCCAACAAAGGCATGGCTGTTTTTTTCCCTCTTTCGAGTGACCTTATTCAGAGGCGCTGCCCTGGGCGTGCAAATGATGACCGATCATCTGTTTGCTGATGGTGTGAAACCGGGGAAAATCCAGAGTATCGTGATAGCCAATGTCATTAATGAGCTGGTAATCACTGTTTTCAGCGGGATAGCTTATCTTTCCGGGAGATCGAAAGCCACCGATGGTTCAGAAGAACAGCTGATGGCGTATGAGCAAGATATCAGGGAACCGGTAGTTGAATCCGGTTCCGTACGCTGTCTTGATACTTACGCCGGTAAGCAGCAAATTGCTGTCCATCCATTGAACCGGTTCCGGTTGAATTTAAGCCGGTCAATTGATACCGCACCAAAAACACTCTGGGGTAAAGTTGCTTATTACTGTTTGCATCGGGACCCACAGGGCATGCTGTCCAAAGTGGTCACCAGTCCATTTATCAGCGCACTCTCGGGTCAGTCAGACGCTGAATACTGTCATGTTTTGAAATTGCATCAGGCATTATTAGAAGATCGTTCAGTATCCCTGCCAGTCAACGAACCTGAATTCATGGAGACACATCTATAACCTGATTACATTCAAACAATTTTATTGCCAATGTCATTTCAGAAACTATCTTTTCAGAATACCGTTATTATTGGGTTGGAAGCTGCCGTGCAGTCCGGGCTTATTGACAAAGGCGTATCGCCAACAAAGGCATGGTTGTTTTTTGCCCTTTTTCGATTAACTCTCGTTAACTCTAAGTACAATCTGATTATTGGCAGATGCCAGCAGAGGTGATTGTAGATCATGGATTATGATTCTTTTCAGGAAAAATATTTTTCACTGTTTCGGGATAATTTCGGTCTTACCGAGGACGATCTTACGGTATCAGAAACCGATACCGTTATTGAAAGGGAGCTTAAGCAGTTTATCAAAGACAACCATCTGAACTCAGAAACAGAACCCCTCTCCGGTACAAGCAATCCTTCCAGTATTGATAAAGACATAAGTCAGTTGAAGCAGCTGTTAACAGGATTGCTTGAGTCGGGCGATATCGACCGGGAGGTTGTCCTTGAAGCACTCAGTTATGGACTGACAGAAATGGCCGGGTTTATTCACCACGAACCGGATCATCACTATTCATTCAGTGATCAGGAGAAGGATGAACTGCACAATATGATGAAGACTATTCTTCAAAAGACAGAAACAGAGGAGCATCAGGCCATCTGTGAATCCCTGTTCCCGGATATGGTTAACCATCTTGAGTCTGTGGTGGCTAAAATCAGGACACCAAGGTTTTAGTGCACTCCGACGGAAAGAGGGTGTCGCAAAACCCTCGCTCCCACGCTCCGGAGGCTGTCGTTCAGAAAATGAAGCGGGGACGGGGGCATGCCGCATCGTATAAGCCATCAGTATTGGTCAACAGCCAAGGCTGCTCTATAAGCCCGGGAACCCCGATCGGCCAAGGGTGCAATGGGTTTACGGTGGAGCGCCTTGTGATCACTGTCCCCTTCGAAACAAAACCGAATTTTTATCCTCAATTTTCTGCCGACCTCGCTGATAATGAGGCTTTAGCGACAGCCTTGAGACCGTGGGAACGAGGCAAGGGTACTCTATTACCACTCTATGACTCGGGGGCGGTAAAAGTAGGTGAGGTCCGCCCCGGCGTTGATCAGGACTTTCAGGCACTCAGTGTGACCGTTACAGGCAGCGATGTACGCCGGGGTGGTGCCGTCGGAAGTCAGGGACGCGTTGGGGTCCGCCCCCGCGTCGACCAAGGCTTTCAAGCACTCAGTGTGACCGTTACAGGCAGCGATACTCAGCGGGGTGGCGCCGTCGGAAGTCAGGGCGGCGTTGGGGTCCGCCCCGGCGTCGATCAGGGCTTTCAGGCACTCAGTGTGACCGTTACAGGCAGCGATGAACGCCGGGGTGGCGCCATCGGAAGTCAGGGTGGCGTTGGGGTCCGCCCCGGCGTCGAGCAGGGCTTTCAGGCACCCAGTGTGACCCATCTGGGCAGCAATGTAAGCCGGGGTGACGCCGGAAGTCAAGGCGGCGTTGGGGTCCGCCCCGGCGTCGATCAGGGCTTTCAGGCACAGAATGTGACCGTTCTGGGCAGCGATGTACGCCGGGGTGTCGCCATCGGAAGTCAGGGCGGCGTTGGGGTCTGCCCCGGCGTCGATCAGGGCTTTCAGGCACAGAATGTGACCGTTACAGGCAGCGATGAACGCCGGGGTGGCGCCGGAAATCAGGGCTGCGTTGGGGTCCGCCCCGGCGTCGATCAGGGCTTTCAGGCACAGAATGTGACCGTTCTGGGCAGCGATGAACGCCGGGGTGGCGCCGGAAGTCAGTGCGGCGTTGGGGTCTGCCCCGGTATCGATCAGGGCTTTCAGGCACAGAATGTGACCGTTCTGGGCAGCGATGTACGCTGGGGTGTCGCCGGAAATCCGGGCGGCGTTGGGGTTCGCCCCGGCATCGATCAGGGCTTCCAGGCACTCAGTGTGACCGTTACAGGCAGCGATGTACGCCGGGGTGGTACCGTCGGAAGTCCGGGCGGCGTTGGGGTCCGCCCCGGTGTCGATCAGGGCTTTCAGGCACTCAGTGTGACCGTTACAGGCAGCGATGCTCACCGGGGTGGCGCCGTCGGAAGTCCGGGCGGCGTCGGGGTTCGCCCCCGCGTCGATCAGGGCTTTCAGGCACTCAGTGTGACCATTACAGGCAGCGATGCTCAGCGGGGTGGCGCCGTCGGAAGTCCGGGCAGCGTCGGGGTTCGCCCCCGCGTCGATCAGGGCTTTCAGGCACTCAGTGTGACCCTCATGGGCAGCGATGAACGCCGGGGTGGCGCCGGAAGTCAGTGCGGCGTTGGGGTCCGCCCCGGCGTCGATCAGGGCTTGCAGGCACTCAATGTGACCCTTCTGGGCAGCGATGTACGCCGGGGTGGCGCCGGAAGTCAGGGCGACGTTGGGGTCCGCCCCGGTGTCGATCAGGGCTCTCAGGCACTCAGTGTTATCCTCCTGGGCAGCGATGTACACCGGGGTGGCGCCGTCGGAAGTCAGGGCGGCGTTGGGGTCCGCCCCGGCGTCGATCAGGGCTTTCAGGAACTCGGTGTGACCGTTACAGGCAGCCATGCACATAAGATTAATACTCTCGCCGGACACGGCAGACCGGAATGTCTGCCGGACAATCCCTGGATCAAGTACCAACAATCTCTGCAATGCCTTGAGATCACCTGTACGGGCGGCCTGCAAAGGCAAGGGCTCACAGTAAGGGGAATCTTCATAGAGGCGAGCACCCGTCTCACGTACCAGAGGCAACGCCTCTTGCCGGCATAGCGCACAACTCCGTGTGGCGACACCCTTCTTTTGCTGTTCGTCGAACCACCTGGAAAGACAGCTAAGATCGTAGCGATGGCCACAGTCGGTTTTGACAACCGTGGGCGCCACAGTACGACCATGAAAAGCCTCAAGACAAATAACACAGGTATTATGCTCTGTAGGCGCATTCGTATCTGTAGGAATGTGAAAAGGCGATCCGACAACAGTATCCATAAACAAAAAAAACCAGTATCAATAAATTAGTAATGCAGATAGGACTGAAAAAAAGAACAATAGTTCAATAAAACTAACCACCTTCTTCTATGCCGTAACGGGCGGCATCTTCTGCGCAGAAAGGTTGAGCCTGTGTTTGGTTATCTGAGAACGGTGCAGGGCTTAAATCGATTTCGCCGTCGGGGTTGGAATTTAGTCTCCACTTGCTGGCTGGAGCCGGGTAGCAGCGGCTTATTTCACGGCTATTTTGTGGCCCATTGGACGCAGCATAAGGGCACCTGGACTATATACAAAAAATAATGCAGCAACGTTACAGTTATACAATGATGGCAGTATGACCAAATGAAGGTACTCATAGCCTGCCAGATGGCAGGCTATGTTCCTGATAATGAGGCTTTAGCGACAGCCTCGAGACCGTGGGAACGAGGCAAGGGTACTCTATTACCACTCTATGACTCGGGGGCAGTAACAGTAGGTGAGGTCCGCCCCGGCGTTGATCAGGGCTTCCAGGCACTCAGTGTGACCGTTACAGGCAGCGATGTACGCCGGGGTGGTGCCGTCAGAAGTCAGGGCGGCGTTGGGGTCCGCCCCGGCGTCGATCAGGGCTTTCAGGCACAGAATGTGACCGTTCTGGGCAGCGATGTACGCCGGGGTGGCGCCGGAAGTCAGTGCGGCGTTGGGATCCGCCCCGGCGTCGATCAGGGCTTTCAGGCACAGAATGTGACCGTTCTGGGCAGCGATGTACGCCGGGGTGTCGCCGGAAGTCCGGGCTGCGTTGGGGTTCGCCCCGGCATCGATCAGGGCTTCCAGGCACTCAGTGTGACCGTTACAGGCAGCGATGTACGCCGGGGTGGTGCCGTCGGAAGTCCGG is a window encoding:
- a CDS encoding amidohydrolase family protein → MDGTISTVATDHCAFTMAQKCAGRDGFQYCPNGIPGVENRVPLLFSEGVMKDRISINHFVELVSTRPAQLFGLYPRKGLIAEGADADLVIIDPKREVTLSQRLMHGRSDYCPYEGMKLQGYPIMTLSRGKIIVRDGQFTGKPGHGQFMHRQPLNECFRYWEK
- a CDS encoding ankyrin repeat domain-containing protein, translating into MDTVVGSPFHIPTDTNAPTEHNTCVICLEAFHGRTVAPTVVKTDCGHRYDLSCLSRWFDEQQKKGVATRSCALCRQEALPLVRETGARLYEDSPYCEPLPLQAARTGDLKALQRLLVLDPGIVRQTFRSAVSGESINLMCMAACNGHTEFLKALIDAGADPNAALTSDGATPVYIAAQEDNTECLRALIDTGADPNVALTSGATPAYIAAQKGHIECLQALIDAGADPNAALTSGATPAFIAAHEGHTECLKALIDAGANPDAARTSDGATPLSIAACNGHTECLKALIDAGANPDAARTSDGATPVSIAACNGHTECLKALIDTGADPNAARTSDGTTPAYIAACNGHTECLEALIDAGANPNAARISGDTPAYIAAQNGHILCLKALIDTGADPNAALTSGATPAFIAAQNGHILCLKALIDAGADPNAALISGATPAFIAACNGHILCLKALIDAGADPNAALTSDGDTPAYIAAQNGHILCLKALIDAGADPNAALTSGVTPAYIAAQMGHTGCLKALLDAGADPNATLTSDGATPAFIAACNGHTECLKALIDAGADPNAALTSDGATPLSIAACNGHTECLKALVDAGADPNASLTSDGTTPAYIAACNGHTECLKVLINAGADLTYFYRPRVIEW